A stretch of Heliomicrobium undosum DNA encodes these proteins:
- a CDS encoding 4Fe-4S binding protein: MPKVIFREERCKGCRLCTAACPVGIVIMDESRLNAKGFQPAVVTDMEKCRGCALCARVCPDLVIEVEK; encoded by the coding sequence TTGCCGAAAGTCATATTCCGGGAAGAACGCTGCAAGGGGTGCCGCCTCTGTACGGCCGCCTGTCCGGTGGGGATCGTCATCATGGATGAAAGCCGCCTGAATGCCAAAGGGTTTCAGCCGGCGGTGGTGACCGATATGGAGAAATGCAGGGGATGCGCCCTTTGTGCGCGCGTCTGCCCTGATCTGGTCATCGAAGTGGAGAAATAG
- a CDS encoding HlyD family secretion protein encodes MRAKKAIISLALTSLLGAAAFLPDLPEQRLSWLSRIDPSPIRYSGFVEAYAFTVAAEVAGRMQSLSVREGDTLSGGDVVAQMDETYAELRVRQAEAALALARASGGNGDAGDAALGRAASPALFAAQVAQAEHFLDLARLERDRHTVRAGRGGTVQRIHVHPGQALGPGAPIATLIDRQDLKVRIYVPAEALPQFTPGGKVRLNEGKETFSGTVEQVSDQEEFSPFIGGGSGNHSDRVFAVKIAIREGWERLRPGMSVQVELGDGEN; translated from the coding sequence GTGCGGGCGAAAAAAGCGATCATTTCCTTGGCATTGACGTCTCTTCTGGGCGCCGCAGCCTTTCTGCCTGACTTGCCTGAACAGCGCTTGTCTTGGCTGAGCCGCATCGATCCGTCTCCAATCCGTTACTCCGGTTTTGTAGAGGCCTATGCGTTTACCGTGGCAGCGGAAGTGGCCGGGCGGATGCAAAGTCTTTCTGTGCGAGAAGGCGACACGCTGTCGGGAGGGGATGTGGTCGCTCAGATGGATGAGACCTATGCCGAACTGCGCGTCCGGCAAGCCGAGGCCGCCCTGGCATTGGCGCGGGCTTCTGGCGGGAATGGCGATGCTGGCGACGCTGCGCTTGGACGCGCTGCCTCACCGGCGCTTTTCGCGGCCCAGGTCGCTCAAGCGGAACATTTCCTGGATTTGGCCCGCTTAGAACGGGATCGCCATACTGTTCGCGCCGGACGGGGAGGAACGGTGCAGCGCATCCACGTCCATCCGGGGCAGGCGCTAGGGCCTGGCGCGCCGATAGCCACCCTCATCGACCGGCAGGATCTGAAGGTGCGCATCTACGTCCCGGCAGAGGCGTTGCCCCAGTTTACTCCGGGAGGGAAGGTCCGCCTGAACGAGGGGAAGGAGACTTTTTCTGGAACGGTCGAACAGGTTAGTGATCAGGAGGAGTTTTCCCCTTTCATCGGTGGCGGCTCAGGCAACCACAGTGATCGCGTCTTCGCTGTAAAGATCGCGATCCGAGAAGGTTGGGAGCGGCTGCGGCCGGGAATGTCTGTCCAGGTGGAGCTAGGCGACGGGGAAAATTGA
- a CDS encoding MBL fold metallo-hydrolase: protein MFRITFFGTGNGLSYPNRENTFFLAQYLPAGDAYLVDCGGAPWPKLVKAGVRPEDLGAILITHGHPDHTYGLPALIQSLWLAGRKKLLPIYCPAGARNIVQGLLDLFELTTKPNMFPIEFREQPLDEKETEALREGSLTVSTFPAIHGIPTMGVSFLDESKEGPEKSPIKVVYSADTVYNPLLETVGLGANCLIHECNGADEAAGKHSSLHDVVRLMEKTDPKQVVIVHLTEGEGYERLMAQYGLTQPRFIIAEDGMSIRVTQ, encoded by the coding sequence ATGTTTCGCATCACCTTTTTTGGAACGGGGAACGGGTTGAGTTACCCCAACCGGGAGAACACCTTTTTCCTGGCGCAGTATCTTCCTGCGGGGGACGCCTATCTGGTCGACTGCGGCGGCGCGCCCTGGCCCAAATTGGTCAAGGCGGGCGTTCGACCGGAGGACTTGGGCGCCATTCTGATCACCCACGGCCACCCCGATCACACCTATGGGCTACCGGCCCTGATTCAGAGTCTCTGGTTGGCCGGGCGAAAAAAATTGCTGCCTATCTATTGTCCGGCGGGGGCGAGAAATATCGTCCAGGGACTGCTCGATCTGTTTGAATTGACGACGAAACCGAACATGTTCCCCATCGAATTCCGGGAGCAGCCGTTGGACGAAAAAGAGACGGAAGCTCTGCGGGAGGGTTCGCTGACGGTTTCCACCTTCCCGGCTATCCACGGCATCCCGACGATGGGTGTCTCCTTCCTTGATGAATCGAAAGAGGGGCCCGAAAAGAGCCCCATCAAGGTGGTCTACTCGGCCGATACTGTCTACAACCCTCTCCTGGAAACAGTGGGCTTGGGGGCCAACTGCCTCATCCATGAGTGCAACGGCGCCGACGAGGCCGCCGGCAAGCACTCCTCCCTCCATGATGTGGTGCGTCTGATGGAGAAGACGGATCCGAAGCAGGTGGTGATCGTCCACCTCACCGAGGGAGAGGGCTATGAGCGGTTGATGGCCCAGTACGGGTTGACGCAACCGCGCTTCATTATCGCTGAGGATGGGATGAGTATCCGTGTGACGCAGTGA
- a CDS encoding type III pantothenate kinase: MLLVLDIGNTNIVCAVFDDDEQRAFWRLATDRRKTVDEYRILMLEAMEAKQIATGDIDRVAISSVVPPVNPILVKMFRDYWGLQPLLVQPGIKTGLNIKIDDPRALGPDRIVNAVAAYHIYGGPVIIVDLGTATTVCAVNEKGDFLGGVICPGIGISVEALVAHAAKLPRVEINEPEQAIGKNTVAGMQSGIYYGYVGMVDGLVRRFKNEMGESSDSPVKVVATGGFGELIGRGCATVDHIHPSLTLEGLRLLYERNRPAALSRRANTPR; encoded by the coding sequence TTGCTGCTCGTTCTGGATATCGGCAATACGAATATCGTCTGCGCTGTCTTTGACGATGATGAACAAAGAGCCTTCTGGCGCCTGGCGACAGACCGCCGCAAAACGGTGGACGAATACCGCATCCTCATGCTGGAGGCCATGGAGGCCAAGCAGATCGCGACGGGGGACATTGACCGGGTTGCCATCTCCTCTGTCGTCCCCCCTGTCAACCCGATCCTGGTCAAGATGTTCCGCGACTACTGGGGCCTTCAACCCTTGCTCGTCCAACCGGGCATCAAAACAGGGCTGAACATCAAAATCGATGATCCCCGCGCGCTCGGTCCGGATCGGATCGTCAATGCCGTCGCCGCCTACCACATCTACGGCGGTCCAGTGATCATCGTCGATTTGGGAACGGCGACGACCGTCTGCGCCGTCAACGAAAAGGGGGACTTCCTCGGCGGGGTAATCTGCCCAGGCATCGGCATATCGGTGGAAGCGCTGGTGGCGCATGCGGCCAAACTGCCCCGCGTGGAGATTAACGAACCGGAGCAGGCCATCGGCAAAAACACCGTCGCCGGCATGCAGTCCGGGATCTACTACGGCTACGTGGGAATGGTGGACGGGCTGGTCCGCCGGTTTAAAAACGAAATGGGGGAATCTTCCGATTCCCCCGTCAAGGTCGTCGCTACTGGCGGCTTCGGTGAACTGATCGGCCGAGGCTGCGCCACCGTGGACCATATTCATCCCTCATTGACATTGGAGGGCCTGCGGTTACTCTATGAACGGAACCGGCCGGCGGCTTTATCGCGGCGCGCCAATACGCCACGGTAA
- a CDS encoding 2-oxoacid:acceptor oxidoreductase family protein encodes MEHRLIFAGFGGQGVMLMGQLVAYAGMLEGKHVAWIPSYGPEMRGGTANCAVTVSDRPVASPIVYEPTGAIVLNQPSLEKFGPLLVPGGLLLINSSLIGESSPRADITQLRLAANDLANQLGNLKVANMFLLGALLGLTNVVEKESIMTALQKMLPPRRHNLLPVNRVALETGMEQVASSVRLSRV; translated from the coding sequence ATGGAACATCGTCTGATCTTCGCCGGTTTCGGCGGCCAGGGCGTCATGCTGATGGGCCAACTGGTGGCCTACGCCGGGATGCTCGAAGGGAAACACGTGGCCTGGATCCCCTCCTACGGTCCCGAGATGCGCGGCGGCACGGCCAACTGCGCCGTCACCGTCTCCGACAGGCCCGTCGCCTCGCCCATCGTCTATGAACCGACCGGCGCTATCGTCCTCAACCAGCCCTCGCTGGAAAAATTCGGCCCTTTGCTGGTTCCGGGCGGCTTATTGCTGATCAACTCGTCCTTGATCGGCGAGTCCAGCCCCCGCGCCGACATCACTCAGCTGCGTCTGGCCGCCAACGACCTAGCCAACCAGTTGGGCAACCTGAAGGTGGCCAACATGTTCCTTCTGGGAGCGCTCCTCGGGTTGACGAATGTGGTCGAAAAGGAGTCGATCATGACGGCCCTGCAAAAAATGCTGCCGCCCCGCCGGCACAACCTGTTGCCCGTTAACCGGGTGGCGCTGGAGACGGGGATGGAGCAGGTGGCGTCGTCGGTTCGGCTCAGTCGAGTGTAG
- a CDS encoding thiamine pyrophosphate-dependent enzyme, which yields MGTKVFSRPDCLRDVATHYCPGCHHGIIHRLVAEAIDELELAPRTIGVAPVGCSVFIYDYIDTDFIQASHGRAPAVATGVKRALPDRIVFTYQGDGDLAAIGTSEIIHTAARGENVTVIFVNNAIYGMTGGQSAPTTLLGQSTTTAPKGRDAGADGAPIQVCEMLNTLQRPAFISRVSVHTPAQVVRAKKAIRRAFQCQQEGKGFSFVEVLSACPTNWGMTPLDANKWLEQQMLPYYPIKDFRIPEGVQ from the coding sequence ATGGGAACAAAAGTATTCAGCCGGCCCGACTGCCTGCGCGATGTGGCCACCCATTACTGCCCGGGATGCCACCACGGCATCATTCACCGGCTCGTGGCGGAAGCCATCGATGAACTGGAACTGGCCCCCCGCACGATCGGGGTCGCCCCTGTCGGTTGCTCGGTTTTCATCTATGATTACATCGATACAGACTTCATCCAGGCCTCTCACGGCCGCGCGCCGGCCGTCGCCACCGGTGTCAAACGAGCGCTGCCGGACCGGATCGTTTTCACCTACCAGGGTGACGGCGACCTGGCCGCCATCGGCACGTCGGAGATCATCCACACGGCTGCCCGTGGCGAGAATGTGACGGTCATCTTCGTCAACAACGCCATCTACGGCATGACCGGCGGCCAGTCGGCCCCGACGACCCTCCTCGGCCAGTCGACGACGACGGCTCCAAAAGGCCGTGATGCCGGCGCTGACGGCGCGCCCATCCAGGTCTGCGAGATGCTGAACACGTTGCAGCGCCCCGCCTTCATCAGCCGCGTCTCCGTACATACGCCGGCTCAGGTCGTTCGGGCGAAAAAAGCGATCCGCCGCGCCTTCCAGTGCCAGCAGGAGGGGAAAGGGTTCTCCTTCGTTGAGGTCCTGTCCGCTTGCCCCACCAACTGGGGGATGACGCCGCTGGACGCCAACAAGTGGCTGGAACAGCAGATGCTGCCCTACTACCCGATCAAGGATTTCCGGATCCCCGAGGGGGTGCAGTAA
- a CDS encoding copper amine oxidase N-terminal domain-containing protein, whose amino-acid sequence MRLIGRKMFFLAVILSLMLLVSSEWSEAQLTAPPGRSSTERRPVIVLNGLPMEFAPQPRIERGYILAPVRPLAEALGADVTYDNKTRKAVIRRDNLLLEVQAAPLNQKWWPWERGTRASGKIEDNRMLVSVYWLARHLGDGWVWDRETATGFLRGGAPWRDEDYVAFTRWAEILWMRAAAKENTKLLKERGLQPPPSMRREEDLQRFLGAYWSHDNVHSLWESRYAGKESAVASRPGDGVVIDATTVHSWRIASRMPEEVLVEGYLPGPGKFGFLGQKVTYVLRPDGKGAFKIQERRVGALS is encoded by the coding sequence TTGAGACTGATCGGCAGAAAAATGTTTTTCTTGGCTGTGATCCTTTCACTGATGCTTCTGGTTTCCTCCGAGTGGAGCGAGGCCCAATTGACTGCGCCTCCCGGACGATCGAGCACAGAAAGGCGGCCTGTCATCGTGCTGAACGGGTTGCCGATGGAATTCGCCCCCCAGCCCCGCATTGAGCGCGGCTATATCCTGGCGCCAGTTCGCCCGCTGGCGGAGGCGCTGGGGGCTGATGTCACCTATGACAATAAAACCCGAAAAGCCGTCATCCGGCGCGACAACCTTCTCCTGGAGGTGCAGGCGGCGCCGCTGAATCAAAAATGGTGGCCCTGGGAACGAGGCACCCGTGCTTCCGGCAAAATCGAGGATAACCGCATGCTGGTGTCCGTCTACTGGCTTGCGCGCCACCTGGGCGACGGATGGGTTTGGGACCGGGAAACGGCAACTGGCTTTTTACGGGGCGGCGCGCCCTGGCGCGATGAGGATTATGTGGCTTTTACCCGGTGGGCGGAGATCCTCTGGATGCGGGCGGCGGCGAAGGAAAACACGAAACTGCTCAAGGAACGGGGCCTGCAACCGCCCCCGTCCATGCGCCGCGAGGAGGATCTGCAGCGATTCCTCGGCGCCTACTGGTCACACGACAACGTTCATAGCTTATGGGAGAGCCGGTATGCCGGCAAAGAGTCGGCGGTTGCGAGCAGACCGGGAGATGGTGTGGTCATCGACGCGACGACGGTCCATAGTTGGCGCATCGCTAGCCGGATGCCCGAGGAGGTTCTTGTGGAGGGGTATCTGCCGGGACCGGGGAAGTTCGGCTTTTTGGGCCAGAAGGTGACCTATGTCCTCCGGCCTGACGGAAAGGGGGCCTTCAAGATTCAGGAACGGCGTGTGGGCGCGTTGAGTTGA
- a CDS encoding 3-methyl-2-oxobutanoate dehydrogenase subunit VorB, with the protein MAEKVLMKGNEALAEAAIRAGCRFFFGYPITPQNELLEYMARHLPEVGGTFLQSESEIGAINMVFGAACAGVRVMTSSSGPGISLKQEGVSYIAGSELPAVIVNIMRTGPGLGGIAPTQSDYFQATKGGGHGDYRLMVLAPASVQEMVDLTALAFEKADEYRNPVLILGDGVLGQMMEPVVLPEPSPEKTVEKPWATTGKGDNEKAKLITSLYIKPEEAECFCDHLRAKYSAMEERETRFECYRTDDAEIIAVAYGTAARLCMAAVDMVREKGIRVGLIRPITLFPFPSAPLREAAEGGAWFLTVELSTGQMVEDVRLAVGGRQPVDFYGRSGGMVPDPRVIAARLEELAEKKANAETAQPNEGGAA; encoded by the coding sequence ATGGCCGAAAAGGTGCTGATGAAAGGGAACGAGGCCTTGGCCGAGGCGGCCATCCGGGCCGGTTGCCGTTTTTTCTTCGGCTATCCCATCACACCCCAGAATGAACTCCTCGAATACATGGCCCGTCACCTGCCTGAGGTGGGCGGGACGTTTCTTCAGTCGGAGAGCGAGATCGGCGCCATTAACATGGTCTTCGGCGCCGCCTGCGCCGGTGTCCGCGTCATGACCTCCTCATCCGGCCCCGGTATCAGCCTCAAGCAAGAGGGTGTCTCCTATATCGCCGGTTCGGAACTGCCGGCGGTCATCGTCAACATCATGCGCACCGGTCCGGGCCTGGGCGGGATCGCCCCCACCCAGAGCGATTACTTCCAGGCCACCAAAGGCGGCGGACATGGCGACTACCGGTTGATGGTGCTGGCGCCAGCCTCTGTCCAGGAGATGGTCGACTTGACGGCGCTCGCTTTTGAAAAAGCCGACGAGTACCGCAACCCTGTCCTGATCCTGGGCGACGGCGTCCTCGGCCAGATGATGGAGCCTGTCGTCCTGCCCGAACCGTCTCCCGAAAAGACCGTCGAGAAGCCCTGGGCGACCACGGGGAAGGGGGACAATGAGAAAGCGAAACTAATCACTTCCTTATATATAAAGCCGGAGGAAGCCGAGTGTTTTTGCGACCACCTGCGCGCCAAATACAGCGCCATGGAGGAGCGGGAGACCCGCTTTGAATGCTACCGGACCGATGACGCCGAGATCATCGCCGTCGCCTACGGCACGGCGGCGCGGCTGTGCATGGCCGCTGTCGATATGGTCCGTGAAAAGGGCATCCGCGTCGGCCTGATCCGGCCGATCACCCTGTTTCCCTTCCCTTCGGCGCCGCTTCGCGAAGCCGCCGAAGGTGGGGCCTGGTTCCTCACGGTGGAACTGAGCACCGGTCAGATGGTGGAAGACGTTCGCCTGGCCGTCGGCGGCCGGCAGCCTGTCGATTTTTACGGGCGTTCCGGCGGCATGGTCCCTGACCCACGGGTGATCGCTGCCCGCCTAGAGGAACTGGCCGAGAAAAAGGCGAACGCCGAGACGGCGCAACCAAACGAGGGAGGAGCGGCCTAA
- a CDS encoding ABC transporter permease codes for MRGIRWAPFWSVLRKEFLHLWRDRPSLAMAAGIPVMMLFIFGYGVNPDVRCLPTVVWDQCRSAESRELLQAFVNTTYFQLKEIAGGYGDVGQSLATGRSRVALIIPPDFAANLQAGRLATIQVLLDGTEPQSTRQAMQVAQSLVQARGAQMLRQKELAPSPSFPLEARIGIWYNQELKTHFFTIPALIGLIMQNVTMTLTAFALVREKERGTMEQLIVTPVRPAELILGKLCPYVIVGMISFTLVLIAGSAWFSVPVRGSLPLLFGLAFLFILTSLSIGMLMSTFSDNQLQAMQMAFAFILPSILLSGFVFPRETMPAPIRILGNFIPLTDFLVILRGIFLKEIGMGELYREVLSLAAFTVFLFVVSLRRFRKRLD; via the coding sequence TTGAGAGGTATACGCTGGGCGCCCTTTTGGTCTGTCCTTCGCAAGGAGTTCCTCCATCTCTGGCGGGATCGGCCCAGTCTTGCTATGGCGGCCGGCATCCCCGTGATGATGCTCTTCATCTTCGGCTACGGCGTCAATCCCGATGTGCGGTGCTTGCCGACAGTCGTCTGGGATCAGTGCCGCAGCGCAGAAAGCAGGGAACTGTTGCAAGCCTTTGTCAACACCACCTATTTCCAATTGAAAGAGATCGCTGGAGGTTACGGTGATGTAGGCCAGTCGCTGGCCACCGGACGGAGCCGTGTGGCCTTGATCATCCCGCCTGATTTTGCCGCCAATTTGCAAGCCGGACGGCTGGCGACAATTCAAGTGCTGCTCGATGGGACGGAGCCCCAGTCGACTCGCCAGGCCATGCAGGTGGCGCAATCACTCGTGCAGGCTCGCGGCGCGCAGATGTTGCGCCAGAAAGAACTAGCTCCTTCGCCGTCTTTTCCCTTGGAAGCACGGATTGGAATCTGGTATAATCAGGAGTTGAAAACTCACTTTTTCACGATTCCTGCTCTGATCGGTCTAATCATGCAGAACGTGACGATGACGTTGACCGCCTTCGCCCTCGTTCGGGAAAAGGAACGGGGCACGATGGAACAGTTGATCGTCACGCCGGTCCGTCCTGCCGAACTGATCCTGGGCAAACTCTGCCCTTACGTCATCGTTGGCATGATCTCTTTTACACTCGTCCTGATCGCTGGGAGCGCATGGTTCTCTGTTCCGGTCCGGGGGAGCCTTCCCTTGCTGTTTGGACTGGCTTTTTTATTTATCCTGACGTCCCTCAGTATCGGCATGCTCATGTCGACCTTCAGCGACAACCAGTTGCAGGCGATGCAGATGGCCTTTGCCTTCATCCTGCCGAGCATCCTCCTCTCCGGCTTTGTCTTCCCTCGCGAAACGATGCCTGCTCCGATCCGCATCCTGGGCAACTTCATTCCCTTGACGGACTTTTTGGTGATCCTGCGCGGCATCTTCCTGAAGGAGATAGGGATGGGGGAGTTGTACCGGGAGGTCCTTTCCCTGGCGGCTTTTACAGTGTTCTTGTTTGTCGTGTCTTTGAGGCGGTTTCGGAAACGGCTCGATTAG